Proteins from one Deltaproteobacteria bacterium genomic window:
- a CDS encoding fumarate hydratase — MCLPAITDHLITDGRFGDALFELIKRTSSELPADVEKALSQARLTEEPGSPAELIFGVFLENIKAARSAHTPLCQDTGLPLFFIRHPRQVSTAIIGRIIRDTVRRATEEQLLRHNAVDPVTGVNSGNNLGDGFPALYFTETEEQAIEVSLLLKGGGSENVSTQYSLPYAALKAGRDLKGVRLVALEAVAKAAGMGCPPGILGICIGGDRGGGYGEAKRQLLRPVGDINPDPVLAEMEASLLREANLLGIGPLGLGGKTTLLGVKIGKLHRLPASFFVTISYMCWECRRRTLSWKLDGACEISA, encoded by the coding sequence ATGTGTCTGCCAGCAATTACGGACCATCTCATCACGGACGGGCGATTCGGAGATGCCCTTTTCGAACTGATCAAACGCACGTCGAGCGAACTGCCGGCGGATGTGGAAAAGGCCCTGTCGCAAGCCCGCCTGACGGAGGAACCGGGTTCCCCCGCCGAGCTTATTTTTGGCGTCTTTCTGGAAAATATCAAAGCCGCCCGGTCGGCGCATACCCCTCTGTGCCAGGATACGGGCCTGCCCCTCTTCTTTATCCGCCATCCCCGGCAGGTCTCCACTGCCATTATCGGCCGGATTATCCGTGACACGGTCCGCCGGGCGACCGAAGAACAACTCCTGCGGCATAACGCTGTTGATCCCGTAACCGGGGTCAACAGCGGCAACAACCTCGGCGACGGCTTCCCGGCCCTGTACTTTACGGAAACTGAGGAGCAAGCCATTGAAGTTTCCCTCCTACTCAAGGGCGGCGGCAGTGAAAATGTCAGTACCCAGTACAGCCTGCCCTACGCCGCTCTGAAAGCCGGTCGGGATCTGAAAGGGGTGCGCCTGGTGGCGCTGGAGGCGGTGGCCAAGGCGGCCGGCATGGGCTGCCCCCCCGGGATACTCGGTATCTGCATCGGCGGTGACCGCGGCGGTGGGTATGGGGAGGCCAAACGCCAGCTTCTGCGCCCTGTAGGCGACATCAATCCCGATCCTGTCCTTGCGGAGATGGAGGCGTCGTTGCTCCGGGAAGCCAATCTGCTCGGCATCGGTCCGCTCGGATTAGGCGGGAAGACGACCCTGCTCGGGGTTAAGATCGGTAAACTGCACCGTCTCCCGGCGAGTTTTTTTGTTACCATAAGCTACATGTGCTGGGAATGCCGCCGCCGGACCTTGAGCTGGAAGCTGGACGGCGCCTGCGAAATTTCGGCATGA
- a CDS encoding phosphoribosylformylglycinamidine synthase subunit PurQ — MSKKVKAVVITGNGTNCEMEMAHACRLAGADAVDIVHLSALLYGEKTLDAYHFLNLPGGFLDGDDLGSAKAGANRIQHAGIHGRQEKLYEQFAGFIRQGKLILGVCNGFQLLVKLGMLPAIGGRYDEQQVTLTVNDSGRFEDRWVYLRSNAASPCIFTQGLPGIYLPVRHGEGKLIPRDEQTLQAISRKGLIALQYSQADYGAATMDYPANPNGSVAGIAGLCDETGRIFGLMPHPEAYLHYTNHPRWTREKLPQDGMGLAIFKNAVDFVKNSLLSS, encoded by the coding sequence ATGTCCAAGAAGGTCAAGGCCGTCGTCATAACAGGGAACGGCACTAACTGCGAGATGGAAATGGCGCATGCCTGTCGTTTGGCCGGCGCCGACGCAGTGGATATCGTCCATCTGAGCGCCCTGTTGTATGGAGAAAAAACACTGGATGCTTACCATTTCCTCAATCTGCCAGGCGGCTTTCTCGACGGGGACGATCTCGGGTCCGCCAAGGCGGGGGCCAACCGGATTCAGCATGCTGGCATTCATGGCCGGCAGGAAAAGCTCTACGAGCAATTCGCCGGCTTTATCCGGCAGGGCAAGCTGATTCTTGGCGTCTGCAACGGGTTTCAGCTTCTCGTCAAACTCGGGATGCTGCCGGCCATCGGGGGGAGATACGACGAGCAGCAGGTGACGCTGACCGTGAATGATTCCGGCCGCTTTGAAGACCGCTGGGTATATCTGCGCAGCAACGCGGCTTCACCGTGCATCTTTACGCAAGGCCTCCCGGGCATCTACTTGCCGGTGCGCCACGGCGAAGGAAAACTTATCCCCCGGGATGAACAAACACTCCAGGCAATTTCCCGGAAAGGGCTGATCGCCCTGCAATACAGCCAGGCGGATTATGGGGCGGCCACCATGGATTATCCGGCCAATCCTAACGGTTCGGTAGCCGGTATTGCGGGCCTTTGCGATGAAACGGGACGGATTTTCGGTCTCATGCCGCACCCGGAGGCCTACCTGCACTATACCAACCACCCCCGCTGGACGCGGGAAAAATTGCCCCAGGATGGTATGGGGCTCGCCATTTTTAAGAATGCCGTTGATTTTGTGAAGAATTCTCTTTTGTCAAGCTAA
- a CDS encoding AIR synthase-related protein, which produces MADRIEIGVKAGIRGALGEKIRRRIIEHLGIHVDAVQTIEVYTIDSGLTGVAALTEAELRAAASGPFSDPIIQEFAINRPLAGRFDWLIEVGFRPGVTDNVGKTAREALGLLWGRKPAATPPVYTSRQYLITGSIVRTEAETIATSLLANELIEHYQISDGRDWNTEQGLPPYVPRVTGSDRPHTEEIDLDVDNLTLLKISNERVLALNLSELKIIRDYLQSEDIRQARAGVGLGNRITDAELECLAQTWSEHCKHKIFNSLITYEDGEGHRELIDSLFTSCIKRSTQEIRARRGKNDWCLSVFSDNAGIIKFDDDYNLVFKVETHNSPSALDPYGGALTGIVGVNRDPFGTGLGAKLIFNTDVFCFAPPDYAQPLPPRLLHPRRIYEGVREGVEHGGNKSGIPTVNGCIVFDERYLGKPLVYCGTGGIMPARLHGEPTHGKQILPGDLIVMTGGRIGKDGIHGATFSSEELHAGSPVTAVQIGDPITQKKMTDFLLVARDRGLYRGLTDNGAGGLSSSVGETAQLAGGCDIDLKMAPLKYPGLNPWEILISESQERMTVAVDPLQAEDFLALAVKMGVEATVLGKYTDSGIFHVRYGEEMVVYLSMDFLHAGLPQLELQARWSPPHYEEPSFPPTQDLGDALKQLLARLNICSKEAVVRQYDHEVQGGSVIKPLVGAANDGPSDAAVIRPLLDSFAGVVIANGICPRYGDIDTYHMAACAIDEAVRNAVAVGCPPDRIAGLDNFCWCDPVQSEKTPDGYYKLAQLVRANKALYDVTTAYDVPCISGKDSMKNDYQIGDRKISIPPTLLFSVIGKMEDVRQAVTMDVKEAGHLVYVLGETAAELGASEWYALHGFIGRNVPRVNVTKARKLYEALHRAIMAGYVASCHDCSDGGLGVALAEAAFAGGLGMMIDLVRVPAAGIDRDDTLLFSESQSRFVVTIAPENKENFESMLAGCVAAHVGAVLVEGQLLINGLQGGRIIAADLDELKAAWQKPLNF; this is translated from the coding sequence ATGGCCGACCGGATAGAGATAGGGGTTAAAGCAGGCATCAGGGGCGCCCTGGGGGAAAAGATCAGGCGCCGGATCATCGAACACTTGGGCATCCATGTGGATGCCGTGCAGACCATTGAGGTCTATACCATTGATTCCGGGCTGACCGGCGTCGCTGCCCTGACCGAAGCTGAACTGCGCGCCGCGGCAAGCGGCCCCTTCTCCGACCCCATCATTCAGGAATTTGCTATCAACCGCCCCCTGGCCGGACGTTTTGACTGGCTGATTGAGGTCGGTTTCCGTCCCGGCGTGACCGATAATGTGGGGAAAACGGCCCGTGAAGCCCTGGGCCTGCTTTGGGGGAGAAAACCGGCCGCGACGCCTCCCGTCTATACCTCCCGGCAATACCTGATCACGGGGTCCATCGTCCGAACGGAAGCGGAAACGATCGCCACGAGCCTGCTGGCCAATGAACTCATCGAACACTATCAAATCAGCGATGGGCGCGACTGGAACACGGAGCAGGGATTGCCTCCCTACGTGCCCCGCGTCACGGGCAGCGATCGTCCCCATACGGAAGAGATTGATCTTGACGTGGATAACTTGACGCTCCTCAAGATCAGCAACGAGCGCGTATTGGCCCTCAACCTCTCGGAATTGAAGATCATCCGCGATTACCTGCAGTCGGAGGATATACGGCAGGCTAGAGCCGGCGTCGGCCTGGGCAACAGGATTACCGATGCCGAACTGGAATGCCTGGCCCAGACCTGGTCCGAGCACTGTAAACACAAGATATTCAACAGCTTGATCACCTACGAGGATGGCGAAGGCCACCGGGAGCTGATTGACTCCCTGTTCACGAGCTGCATCAAGCGCTCTACGCAGGAAATAAGGGCGCGCCGCGGCAAAAATGACTGGTGTCTTTCGGTATTCAGTGACAATGCCGGCATCATAAAATTCGACGATGACTACAACCTTGTATTCAAGGTGGAAACTCACAATTCCCCTTCGGCCCTGGACCCTTACGGCGGCGCCTTGACCGGCATCGTCGGCGTCAACCGGGACCCCTTCGGCACGGGTCTGGGGGCCAAACTGATTTTCAATACCGATGTTTTCTGCTTTGCGCCGCCCGATTATGCGCAGCCGCTGCCGCCGCGCCTGCTCCATCCCCGGCGGATATATGAAGGTGTGCGCGAGGGGGTCGAACACGGAGGCAATAAAAGCGGCATCCCCACGGTAAATGGCTGTATTGTCTTTGACGAGCGTTACTTAGGCAAACCTCTGGTTTATTGCGGCACGGGAGGCATCATGCCCGCGCGCCTCCACGGGGAGCCGACCCACGGCAAACAGATCCTGCCCGGCGACTTGATCGTCATGACAGGCGGACGCATTGGCAAGGACGGCATCCACGGCGCCACCTTCTCATCGGAAGAGCTGCACGCCGGCTCGCCTGTGACTGCCGTCCAGATCGGCGACCCGATCACCCAGAAAAAGATGACCGATTTCCTGCTCGTCGCCCGGGACCGCGGGCTTTATCGCGGTCTGACGGACAACGGCGCCGGTGGCCTGTCCTCCTCCGTGGGCGAGACGGCGCAGCTCGCCGGCGGCTGCGACATAGACCTGAAAATGGCCCCCCTGAAATATCCCGGTTTGAATCCCTGGGAAATTCTTATCTCTGAATCGCAGGAACGGATGACCGTGGCCGTAGATCCACTCCAGGCAGAAGATTTTCTTGCCCTGGCGGTGAAGATGGGCGTGGAAGCAACGGTGCTCGGTAAATACACGGATTCAGGAATATTCCATGTGCGTTACGGCGAAGAGATGGTGGTCTATTTATCCATGGATTTCCTCCATGCCGGACTGCCCCAGCTTGAGTTGCAGGCCCGCTGGTCGCCGCCGCACTATGAGGAACCGTCTTTCCCGCCCACCCAGGATTTGGGAGACGCCTTAAAGCAATTGCTGGCGCGGTTGAATATCTGCAGCAAGGAGGCGGTTGTCCGGCAGTACGATCATGAGGTGCAGGGGGGGAGCGTGATCAAGCCGCTTGTGGGCGCCGCCAATGACGGCCCATCGGACGCCGCCGTGATCCGGCCGCTCCTTGATTCCTTCGCCGGGGTGGTGATCGCCAACGGCATCTGCCCGCGTTACGGCGATATTGACACCTATCACATGGCGGCTTGCGCCATTGATGAGGCAGTACGAAACGCCGTGGCCGTAGGTTGCCCCCCGGACCGGATCGCGGGCTTGGACAACTTCTGCTGGTGCGACCCGGTGCAGTCGGAAAAGACGCCCGACGGTTATTACAAGCTGGCCCAGCTCGTCCGCGCCAACAAGGCCCTCTACGACGTTACAACGGCCTATGACGTGCCCTGCATCTCGGGCAAGGACAGCATGAAAAACGATTACCAGATCGGGGACCGCAAGATTTCCATTCCGCCGACCCTCCTTTTTTCCGTCATCGGCAAGATGGAGGATGTGAGGCAGGCGGTGACGATGGATGTCAAGGAGGCCGGTCACCTTGTTTATGTCCTGGGCGAGACGGCCGCGGAACTGGGCGCCTCGGAGTGGTACGCGCTCCACGGTTTTATCGGCCGGAATGTGCCCAGGGTGAACGTAACAAAGGCGCGAAAGCTTTACGAGGCCCTGCACCGGGCCATTATGGCCGGGTATGTGGCCTCCTGTCATGACTGTTCGGACGGAGGCCTGGGCGTGGCGCTGGCCGAGGCGGCCTTTGCGGGCGGTCTCGGGATGATGATTGACCTGGTCCGTGTGCCGGCAGCAGGGATTGACCGCGACGACACGCTGCTCTTTTCCGAATCCCAGAGCCGCTTCGTGGTCACCATCGCTCCGGAAAACAAGGAGAATTTCGAGTCAATGCTGGCCGGCTGTGTAGCGGCCCACGTAGGTGCGGTGCTCGTTGAGGGACAGCTCCTTATCAATGGCCTCCAGGGCGGCCGGATTATCGCCGCCGACTTGGACGAACTGAAGGCGGCCTGGCAGAAACCGCTGAATTTCTAA